Proteins encoded by one window of Antechinus flavipes isolate AdamAnt ecotype Samford, QLD, Australia chromosome 4, AdamAnt_v2, whole genome shotgun sequence:
- the AATK gene encoding serine/threonine-protein kinase LMTK1 isoform X3, whose product MRLEQTGKRSEAVAGWAERRAACGKEDGAPLSELSWSSSLAVVAVSFSGLFTFIFLMLACLCCKKGNIGFKEPPGNPGSGSTAHGRSPSPLPPHQEFENAEGDDYTTEFSVQGSPATQNGPEVYILPLTEVSLPMAKQPGRSVQLLKSTDLGRYSLLYLKEIGHGWFGKVFLGEVNSGISSTQVVVKELKVSASVQDQMQFLEEAQPYRALQHSNLLQCLAQCAEVTPYLLVMEFCPLGDLKGYLRSCRVAESMVPDPLTLQRMACELACGVLHLHKNNYVHSDLALRNCLLTADLTVKIGDYGLSHCKYKDDYFVTADQLWVPLRWIAPELIDEVHSNLLVVDQTKASNVWSLGVTIWELFELGAQPYHHYSDRQVLTYAIKEQQLKLPKPQLKLSLSDRWYEVMQFCWLQPEQRPTAEEVHLLLSYLCAKGTTEAEEDFEKRWKSLKPSGTGGAGHLGSVAELSSSFPLLEQFSGDGFHSDGDDILTVMETSHGLNFEYKWEPNRAEAFQTPAGTLSPRHAAHYQDLYYPASSSTSHLSLGVSPSCYECPPPGVVPILSAHSPSVSSEYYIRIEEPADCDLDFTMCSSSPEGQQASPEVATPWCDKEGPVGGTYDSDSSPTVSLTMEPLLGQGPSGEGPWDHPDYYSHMSCSKDSLCYQPSPVGDSRTEDTLLGDCREGASKDWGFPGFGQAFFEDPLGVSPSGNAAPQDSPGGAQEATVGESTKQEAQGSPPESVTIELGEPESLPCGGSHQEGAEEASLAAQQRHWTSNVSANNNINSGCPPDSWAAHFIDSYSESGERPGTEADPCEPPALDCVPAPPLPEGQASEVASPGQEPGSPPSFASHCQVEEGPAPVTASPSPMRDMDAADRRAVDPGADQKAPEEAMAPCSSPARSPLPSPPQGRALLLSRAAGSLAPVPKPDSPVPWDCSQSNSNEPDQTLDSSGSFPELEGPGSEDEDTTEATSGVFTDFSNDCLIEKPDTTPAFRSLQKQVGTPDSLESLDIPSTASDGGEIYSPTVSYPATGQPRALDSGYDTENYESPEFVLKEPHEPRDPEEFGPLGKEDESPALEMRLSSSISAELHGLNEKNPYRDSAYFSDYDTETERPSQGREEEEDDSEPGDTESSPLGPQPHSGDTPTPEEAGAQPAPAPAGEPPPGSIGGGDQESPEALGEGLAPAAVPAPAPLPTPAPVPSKLFFLTPVLPSLEGSGAAQSCCEPQEAPGLSPTLAGQGTWDPVPGAEAQEWKEATACESQPGEKPAPRPTPLRLDLSDLPAAKESRPAEEEEEEDSDDSDESDEELCCYNIQEQSEESEEEPAAVPIVVAESHSARNLRSLLKMPSLMSQSFCEDLDRKKKAVSFFDDVTVYLFDQESPTRELGEQHFPETKEVASSFLPSSPTSLSPSDQLSTADNFSDRTVSEESEPGGGFEWDDDFPLMPAKKSFVSSPGPGVPDSVLPSLATPPKQVLPVQFSRFTVSPSPVSRFSITHVSDSDIESVGGSSEDGDRE is encoded by the exons TTCAACTGCTCAAGTCTACAGATCTGGGACGCTACAGCCTTCTGTACCTGAAGGAGATTGGCCATGGCTGGTTTGGGAAG GTTTTCCTGGGCGAGGTTAATTCGGGCATCAGCAGCACCCAGGTGGTGGTGAAGGAGCTGAAAGTGAGCGCCAGTGTTCAGGACCAGATGCAGTTCCTGGAAGAGGCCCAGCCGTACCG GGCTCTGCAGCACAGTAACCTGCTCCAGTGTCTGGCCCAGTGTGCAGAGGTGACGCCCTACCTGCTGGTGATGGAATTCTGTCCACTG GGAGACCTCAAGGGCTATCTGCGCAGCTGCCGGGTGGCCGAATCCATGGTTCCGGATCCCCTGACCCTGCAGCGGATGGCTTGCGAGTTGGCCTGTGGAGTCCTACACCTACACAAGAACAACTATGTGCACAG CGACCTAGCCTTGAGGAACTGCTTACTTACTGCCGACCTGACTGTGAAAATTGGGGACTACGGCCTCTCTCACTGCAAGTACAAA GACGACTACTTCGTGACGGCCGACCAGCTGTGGGTGCCGCTGCGCTGGATTGCCCCCGAGCTCATTGATGAGGTGCACAGCAACCTCCTCGTCGTGGACCAGACCAAGGCCAGCAATGTCTG GTCGCTGGGCGTGACCATCTGGGAGCTGTTTGAGTTGGGGGCCCAGCCCTATCACCACTACTCTGACCGCCAGGTGCTTACCTACGCTATCAAGGAGCAGCAGCTCAAGTTACCCAAGCCCCAGCTGAAGCTGTCGCTCTCAGACCGCTG GTATGAGGTGATGCAATTCTGCTGGCTGCAGCCGGAGCAGCGGCCCACCGCAGAGGAGGTGCATTTGCTGCTGTCCTACCTGTGTGCCAAGGGCACCACGGAGGCCGAGGAGGACTTTGAGAAGCGGTGGAAGTCCCTGAAGCCCAGCGGGACGGGCGGAGCCGGCCACCTGGGCAGTGTGGCTGAGCTGTCCTCCAGCTTCCCGCTCCTGGAGCAGTTCTCCGGGGACGGCTTCCATTCAGATGGCGATGACATCTTAACCGTGATGGAGACCAGCCACGGGCTCAACTTTGAGTACAAGTGGGAGCCCAACCGGGCCGAGGCCTTCCAGACTCCCGCGGGCACCCTCAGTCCCCGCCACGCTGCCCACTACCAGGACCTCTACTACCCAGCCAGCTCCTCCACCAGCCACCTGAGCCTGGGGGTCTCCCCTTCCTGCTACGAGTGCCCTCCGCCTGGCGTGGTGCCCATTCTCAGTGCCCACAGCCCTTCCGTGAGCAGCGAGTACTACATCCGCATTGAAGAACCGGCTGACTGTGACCTGGACTTCACCATGTGCTCCTCCAGCCCCGAGGGCCAGCAGGCGTCCCCCGAGGTGGCCACTCCCTGGTGTGACAAAGAAGGGCCCGTGGGGGGGACTTACGACTCAGACAGCAGCCCCACTGTGTCCCTGACTATGGAGCCCCTCCTGGGGCAAGGACCCAGTGGGGAGGGGCCCTGGGACCACCCTGACTACTACTCCCACATGAGCTGTAGCAAAGACTCACTCTGCTATCAGCCTTCCCCTGTGGGGGACTCGCGGACCGAAGACACTTTGTTGGGGGATTGCAGGGAGGGCGCCAGCAAAGACTGGGGCTTTCCAGGCTTCGGCCAGGCTTTTTTTGAGGACCCATTGGGGGTGTCCCCCTCGGGGAATGCTGCACCCCAGGACTCACCAGGGGGGGCCCAGGAAGCAACGGTGGGAGAATCGACGAAACAGGAGGCACAGGGCAGTCCTCCTGAATCAGTCACGATAGAGCTGGGTGAGCCTGAGAGTCTGCCTTGCGGCGGCTCCCACCAGGAGGGCGCCGAGGAGGCAAGCTTGGCTGCCCAGCAGAGACACTGGACCTCAAACGTATCTGCCAATAACAACATCAATAGTGGCTGCCCCCCTGATTCCTGGGCTGCTCACTTTATAGATTCCTACTCGGAATCAGGAGAGCGCCCGGGGACAGAAGCTGACCCGTGTGAGCCCCCTGCCCTGGACTGCGTGCCAGCCCCGCCCCTTCCGGAGGGACAGGCGTCGGAGGTAGCTTCCCCCGGGCAGGAGCCGGGGAGCCCGCCTAGCTTTGCCTCACACTGCCAGGTGGAGGAGGGCCCGGCTCCAGTCACTGCCTCTCCCTCCCCAATGAGAGACATGGACGCTGCAGACAGGAGGGCTGTAGACCCTGGGGCCGACCAGAAAGCCCCGGAGGAAGCCATGGCCCCTTGCAGTTCCCCAGCCCGGTCTCCCTTGCCCTCCCCCCCACAAGGGAGAGCCCTGCTTCTCTCCCGGGCGGCGGGCAGTCTGGCCCCTGTTCCTAAGCCCGATTCCCCCGTGCCCTGGGATTGTAGCCAGAGTAACAGCAATGAGCCAGACCAGACGCTGGACAGCAGTGGGAGCTTCCCTGAGCTGGAAGGGCCGGGTAGCGAGGACGAGGACACGACGGAGGCCACCTCCGGGGTCTTCACGGACTTTTCCAACGACTGCCTTATTGAGAAGCCTGACACAACCCCCGCCTTCCGCTCCCTCCAGAAGCAGGTGGGAACGCCGGATTCCCTGGAGTCGCTGGACATCCCATCCACGGCCAGTGACGGCGGGGAGATCTACAGCCCGACAGTGTCCTACCCCGCCACTGGGCAGCCCCGGGCACTCGACAGTGGCTACGACACGGAGAACTACGAGTCCCCTGAGTTTGTGCTCAAAGAACCCCATGAGCCCCGAGACCCAGAGGAGTTTGGGCCCCTGGGAAAGGAGGACGAGAGCCCCGCCTTGGAGATGAGGCTTTCGTCCTCCATCAGTGCTGAGCTGCACGGTCTGAATGAGAAAAACCCCTACCGAGACTCGGCCTACTTCTCTGACTATGACACAGAGACCGAGAGGCCCTcccaggggagggaggaggaggaggacgacaGTGAGCCCGGAGACACAGAGTCCAGCCCGTTGGGCCCCCAGCCCCACAGTGGGGACACTCCAACCCCGGAGGAAGCGGGCGCTCagcctgcccctgcccctgctgGGGAGCCCCCTCCAGGGTCCATTGGAGGAGGAGACCAGGAGAGCCCCGAGGCCCTGGGAGAAGGGCTGGCCCCTGCTGCTGTCCCTGCTCCTGCCCCGCTCCCCACCCCTGCCCCTGTTCCATCCAAAttgttcttcctgactcctgtcCTGCCAAGCTTGGAGGGCAGTGGGGCTGCGCAAAGCTGCTGCGAACCCCAGGAGGCCCCAGGCCTGTCCCCCACCTTGGCGGGCCAGGGCACTTGGGACCCGGTTCCTGGGGCAGAGGCACAAGAGTGGAAGGAAGCCACCGCCTGCGAAAGCCAGCCGGGGGAGAAGCCGGCCCCACGGCCGACGCCTCTGCGCCTGGACCTGTCGGACCTCCCGGCAGCCAAGGAGAGCCGGCCggccgaggaggaggaggaggaagactcGGACGACAGCGACGAGTCCGACGAAGAGCTGTGCTGCTACAACATCCAGGAGCAGAGCGAGGAGAGCGAGGAGGAACCAGCCGCCGTGCCCATTGTGGTAGCCGAGAGCCACAGCGCCCGCAACCTCCGCAGCCTCCTCAAGATGCCCAGCCTCATGTCCCAGTCCTTCTGCGAGGACCTGGACCGCAAGAAAAAGGCCGTCTCCTTTTTCGATGATGTTACCGTCTACCTCTTCGACCAG GAAAGCCCCACTAGGGAGCTCGGGGAGCAGCACTTCCCTGAGACGAAGGAAGTGGCTTCCTCCTTCCTGCCGAGCAGCCCCACTTCTCTGAGCCCGTCGGACCAACTCAGTACAGCAGACAATTTCTCCGACAGGACGGTCTCTGAAGAGAGTGAGCCTG GTGGCGGGTTCGAGTGGGATGATGATTTCCCGCTAATGCCAGCCAAGAAATCTTTTGTGTCTTCACCGGGGCCTGGAGTGCCGGACTCCGTGCTGCCCAGCCTGGCCACCCCACCGAAGCAGGTGCTGCCCGTCCAGTTTTCCCGCTTCACTGTGTCTCCCAGCCCAGTCTCCCGATTCTCCATTACACACGTCTCTGACTCGGACATCGAGTCTGTAGGAG GAAGCAGTGAAGACGGGGACAGAGAATAA
- the AATK gene encoding serine/threonine-protein kinase LMTK1 isoform X5 gives MQFLEEAQPYRALQHSNLLQCLAQCAEVTPYLLVMEFCPLGDLKGYLRSCRVAESMVPDPLTLQRMACELACGVLHLHKNNYVHSDLALRNCLLTADLTVKIGDYGLSHCKYKDDYFVTADQLWVPLRWIAPELIDEVHSNLLVVDQTKASNVWSLGVTIWELFELGAQPYHHYSDRQVLTYAIKEQQLKLPKPQLKLSLSDRWYEVMQFCWLQPEQRPTAEEVHLLLSYLCAKGTTEAEEDFEKRWKSLKPSGTGGAGHLGSVAELSSSFPLLEQFSGDGFHSDGDDILTVMETSHGLNFEYKWEPNRAEAFQTPAGTLSPRHAAHYQDLYYPASSSTSHLSLGVSPSCYECPPPGVVPILSAHSPSVSSEYYIRIEEPADCDLDFTMCSSSPEGQQASPEVATPWCDKEGPVGGTYDSDSSPTVSLTMEPLLGQGPSGEGPWDHPDYYSHMSCSKDSLCYQPSPVGDSRTEDTLLGDCREGASKDWGFPGFGQAFFEDPLGVSPSGNAAPQDSPGGAQEATVGESTKQEAQGSPPESVTIELGEPESLPCGGSHQEGAEEASLAAQQRHWTSNVSANNNINSGCPPDSWAAHFIDSYSESGERPGTEADPCEPPALDCVPAPPLPEGQASEVASPGQEPGSPPSFASHCQVEEGPAPVTASPSPMRDMDAADRRAVDPGADQKAPEEAMAPCSSPARSPLPSPPQGRALLLSRAAGSLAPVPKPDSPVPWDCSQSNSNEPDQTLDSSGSFPELEGPGSEDEDTTEATSGVFTDFSNDCLIEKPDTTPAFRSLQKQVGTPDSLESLDIPSTASDGGEIYSPTVSYPATGQPRALDSGYDTENYESPEFVLKEPHEPRDPEEFGPLGKEDESPALEMRLSSSISAELHGLNEKNPYRDSAYFSDYDTETERPSQGREEEEDDSEPGDTESSPLGPQPHSGDTPTPEEAGAQPAPAPAGEPPPGSIGGGDQESPEALGEGLAPAAVPAPAPLPTPAPVPSKLFFLTPVLPSLEGSGAAQSCCEPQEAPGLSPTLAGQGTWDPVPGAEAQEWKEATACESQPGEKPAPRPTPLRLDLSDLPAAKESRPAEEEEEEDSDDSDESDEELCCYNIQEQSEESEEEPAAVPIVVAESHSARNLRSLLKMPSLMSQSFCEDLDRKKKAVSFFDDVTVYLFDQESPTRELGEQHFPETKEVASSFLPSSPTSLSPSDQLSTADNFSDRTVSEESEPGGGFEWDDDFPLMPAKKSFVSSPGPGVPDSVLPSLATPPKQVLPVQFSRFTVSPSPVSRFSITHVSDSDIESVGGSSEDGDRE, from the exons ATGCAGTTCCTGGAAGAGGCCCAGCCGTACCG GGCTCTGCAGCACAGTAACCTGCTCCAGTGTCTGGCCCAGTGTGCAGAGGTGACGCCCTACCTGCTGGTGATGGAATTCTGTCCACTG GGAGACCTCAAGGGCTATCTGCGCAGCTGCCGGGTGGCCGAATCCATGGTTCCGGATCCCCTGACCCTGCAGCGGATGGCTTGCGAGTTGGCCTGTGGAGTCCTACACCTACACAAGAACAACTATGTGCACAG CGACCTAGCCTTGAGGAACTGCTTACTTACTGCCGACCTGACTGTGAAAATTGGGGACTACGGCCTCTCTCACTGCAAGTACAAA GACGACTACTTCGTGACGGCCGACCAGCTGTGGGTGCCGCTGCGCTGGATTGCCCCCGAGCTCATTGATGAGGTGCACAGCAACCTCCTCGTCGTGGACCAGACCAAGGCCAGCAATGTCTG GTCGCTGGGCGTGACCATCTGGGAGCTGTTTGAGTTGGGGGCCCAGCCCTATCACCACTACTCTGACCGCCAGGTGCTTACCTACGCTATCAAGGAGCAGCAGCTCAAGTTACCCAAGCCCCAGCTGAAGCTGTCGCTCTCAGACCGCTG GTATGAGGTGATGCAATTCTGCTGGCTGCAGCCGGAGCAGCGGCCCACCGCAGAGGAGGTGCATTTGCTGCTGTCCTACCTGTGTGCCAAGGGCACCACGGAGGCCGAGGAGGACTTTGAGAAGCGGTGGAAGTCCCTGAAGCCCAGCGGGACGGGCGGAGCCGGCCACCTGGGCAGTGTGGCTGAGCTGTCCTCCAGCTTCCCGCTCCTGGAGCAGTTCTCCGGGGACGGCTTCCATTCAGATGGCGATGACATCTTAACCGTGATGGAGACCAGCCACGGGCTCAACTTTGAGTACAAGTGGGAGCCCAACCGGGCCGAGGCCTTCCAGACTCCCGCGGGCACCCTCAGTCCCCGCCACGCTGCCCACTACCAGGACCTCTACTACCCAGCCAGCTCCTCCACCAGCCACCTGAGCCTGGGGGTCTCCCCTTCCTGCTACGAGTGCCCTCCGCCTGGCGTGGTGCCCATTCTCAGTGCCCACAGCCCTTCCGTGAGCAGCGAGTACTACATCCGCATTGAAGAACCGGCTGACTGTGACCTGGACTTCACCATGTGCTCCTCCAGCCCCGAGGGCCAGCAGGCGTCCCCCGAGGTGGCCACTCCCTGGTGTGACAAAGAAGGGCCCGTGGGGGGGACTTACGACTCAGACAGCAGCCCCACTGTGTCCCTGACTATGGAGCCCCTCCTGGGGCAAGGACCCAGTGGGGAGGGGCCCTGGGACCACCCTGACTACTACTCCCACATGAGCTGTAGCAAAGACTCACTCTGCTATCAGCCTTCCCCTGTGGGGGACTCGCGGACCGAAGACACTTTGTTGGGGGATTGCAGGGAGGGCGCCAGCAAAGACTGGGGCTTTCCAGGCTTCGGCCAGGCTTTTTTTGAGGACCCATTGGGGGTGTCCCCCTCGGGGAATGCTGCACCCCAGGACTCACCAGGGGGGGCCCAGGAAGCAACGGTGGGAGAATCGACGAAACAGGAGGCACAGGGCAGTCCTCCTGAATCAGTCACGATAGAGCTGGGTGAGCCTGAGAGTCTGCCTTGCGGCGGCTCCCACCAGGAGGGCGCCGAGGAGGCAAGCTTGGCTGCCCAGCAGAGACACTGGACCTCAAACGTATCTGCCAATAACAACATCAATAGTGGCTGCCCCCCTGATTCCTGGGCTGCTCACTTTATAGATTCCTACTCGGAATCAGGAGAGCGCCCGGGGACAGAAGCTGACCCGTGTGAGCCCCCTGCCCTGGACTGCGTGCCAGCCCCGCCCCTTCCGGAGGGACAGGCGTCGGAGGTAGCTTCCCCCGGGCAGGAGCCGGGGAGCCCGCCTAGCTTTGCCTCACACTGCCAGGTGGAGGAGGGCCCGGCTCCAGTCACTGCCTCTCCCTCCCCAATGAGAGACATGGACGCTGCAGACAGGAGGGCTGTAGACCCTGGGGCCGACCAGAAAGCCCCGGAGGAAGCCATGGCCCCTTGCAGTTCCCCAGCCCGGTCTCCCTTGCCCTCCCCCCCACAAGGGAGAGCCCTGCTTCTCTCCCGGGCGGCGGGCAGTCTGGCCCCTGTTCCTAAGCCCGATTCCCCCGTGCCCTGGGATTGTAGCCAGAGTAACAGCAATGAGCCAGACCAGACGCTGGACAGCAGTGGGAGCTTCCCTGAGCTGGAAGGGCCGGGTAGCGAGGACGAGGACACGACGGAGGCCACCTCCGGGGTCTTCACGGACTTTTCCAACGACTGCCTTATTGAGAAGCCTGACACAACCCCCGCCTTCCGCTCCCTCCAGAAGCAGGTGGGAACGCCGGATTCCCTGGAGTCGCTGGACATCCCATCCACGGCCAGTGACGGCGGGGAGATCTACAGCCCGACAGTGTCCTACCCCGCCACTGGGCAGCCCCGGGCACTCGACAGTGGCTACGACACGGAGAACTACGAGTCCCCTGAGTTTGTGCTCAAAGAACCCCATGAGCCCCGAGACCCAGAGGAGTTTGGGCCCCTGGGAAAGGAGGACGAGAGCCCCGCCTTGGAGATGAGGCTTTCGTCCTCCATCAGTGCTGAGCTGCACGGTCTGAATGAGAAAAACCCCTACCGAGACTCGGCCTACTTCTCTGACTATGACACAGAGACCGAGAGGCCCTcccaggggagggaggaggaggaggacgacaGTGAGCCCGGAGACACAGAGTCCAGCCCGTTGGGCCCCCAGCCCCACAGTGGGGACACTCCAACCCCGGAGGAAGCGGGCGCTCagcctgcccctgcccctgctgGGGAGCCCCCTCCAGGGTCCATTGGAGGAGGAGACCAGGAGAGCCCCGAGGCCCTGGGAGAAGGGCTGGCCCCTGCTGCTGTCCCTGCTCCTGCCCCGCTCCCCACCCCTGCCCCTGTTCCATCCAAAttgttcttcctgactcctgtcCTGCCAAGCTTGGAGGGCAGTGGGGCTGCGCAAAGCTGCTGCGAACCCCAGGAGGCCCCAGGCCTGTCCCCCACCTTGGCGGGCCAGGGCACTTGGGACCCGGTTCCTGGGGCAGAGGCACAAGAGTGGAAGGAAGCCACCGCCTGCGAAAGCCAGCCGGGGGAGAAGCCGGCCCCACGGCCGACGCCTCTGCGCCTGGACCTGTCGGACCTCCCGGCAGCCAAGGAGAGCCGGCCggccgaggaggaggaggaggaagactcGGACGACAGCGACGAGTCCGACGAAGAGCTGTGCTGCTACAACATCCAGGAGCAGAGCGAGGAGAGCGAGGAGGAACCAGCCGCCGTGCCCATTGTGGTAGCCGAGAGCCACAGCGCCCGCAACCTCCGCAGCCTCCTCAAGATGCCCAGCCTCATGTCCCAGTCCTTCTGCGAGGACCTGGACCGCAAGAAAAAGGCCGTCTCCTTTTTCGATGATGTTACCGTCTACCTCTTCGACCAG GAAAGCCCCACTAGGGAGCTCGGGGAGCAGCACTTCCCTGAGACGAAGGAAGTGGCTTCCTCCTTCCTGCCGAGCAGCCCCACTTCTCTGAGCCCGTCGGACCAACTCAGTACAGCAGACAATTTCTCCGACAGGACGGTCTCTGAAGAGAGTGAGCCTG GTGGCGGGTTCGAGTGGGATGATGATTTCCCGCTAATGCCAGCCAAGAAATCTTTTGTGTCTTCACCGGGGCCTGGAGTGCCGGACTCCGTGCTGCCCAGCCTGGCCACCCCACCGAAGCAGGTGCTGCCCGTCCAGTTTTCCCGCTTCACTGTGTCTCCCAGCCCAGTCTCCCGATTCTCCATTACACACGTCTCTGACTCGGACATCGAGTCTGTAGGAG GAAGCAGTGAAGACGGGGACAGAGAATAA